The Coffea arabica cultivar ET-39 chromosome 1e, Coffea Arabica ET-39 HiFi, whole genome shotgun sequence genome has a window encoding:
- the LOC140016118 gene encoding uncharacterized protein, whose amino-acid sequence MYTPRTSGWLGSNPKHLRRYGSILENLQSRPDLLEKIKGIIVASGGDANIDPKVWAAGFTAALLKKYNSSSYPSVVVVGRNQLESGVDTSKLREKEPLSVKTLLLSAFEKLFSYLLNLNDVKQQLTKIISVLSKNRPSCPHLYLYSSANKVIPFSSVESFVEEQKRSGKNVWAFNFGASPHVDHYRTFPSVYTSELERFLNECLVIVKKL is encoded by the coding sequence atgtatactccgcgcacgtCAGGATGGCTTGGGTCGAATCCGAAGCATCTGAGGAGGTATGGTTCCATTCTTGAGAATTTGCAAAGTAGGCCAGATTTATTGGAGAAAATCAAGGGAATTATTGTTGCTTCAGGAGGTGACGCTAATATAGATCCCAAGGTCTGGGCTGCTGGATTTACTGCAGCCCTGCTAAAGAAATACAATTCATCATCTTATCCATCAGTTGTAGTTGTAGGAAGaaatcaattggaaagtggagtTGATACCTCAAAGTTGCGAGAAAAGGAGCCCCTGTCCGTTAAAACCTTACTTTTGTCAGCATTTGAGAAGCTCTTCTCTTATCTCCTAAACTTGAACGACGTCAAACAGCAGTTGACAAAGATAATCTCTGTCCTTTCAAAAAACCGGCCTTCTTGCCCACATCTTTATCTGTATAGTTCAGCTAATAAGGTCATTCCATTCTCATCAGTTGAGTCATTTGTTGAAGAACAGAAGAGAAGTGGGAAAAATGTGTGGGCATTCAACTTTGGTGCATCACCTCATGTTGACCATTATCGGACTTTTCCTAGTGTATATACATCAGAGCTTGAGAGGTTTTTGAACGAGTGTCTGGTCATAGTGAAGAAGTTATAA